The following coding sequences are from one Campylobacter sp. RM16187 window:
- a CDS encoding alpha/beta hydrolase → MVVKVFLYIMFGFAFLAGAPNQNVKPIQGFVYDHFDIEISNLKADNGEIYRIFQAIPKDKKSFKNLIFMLDANAQFPMILNLYRPTKEPPLIIAIGYDTNLAYDAKRRTRDYTPKALGNEFAKGGGADAFYKFIKDILMPFIEFKFDVRQSRKTLYGHSFGGLFTLFVMLKNEALFDDFFIASPSLWWGDSLILKESVLNGKFKDKIKAKFVNLSVGEFEKRAGKTDKEGLIKASDLAEILRNSNILYRFKIYENQTHGSVIPLNLQDLLKYYDK, encoded by the coding sequence ATGGTAGTTAAAGTCTTTTTATATATTATGTTTGGATTTGCTTTTTTGGCCGGTGCGCCAAATCAAAATGTAAAGCCTATACAGGGCTTCGTATATGATCATTTCGATATTGAAATTTCAAATTTAAAAGCCGATAACGGTGAAATTTACAGGATATTTCAAGCTATTCCAAAAGATAAAAAGAGCTTTAAAAACCTTATTTTTATGCTTGATGCCAATGCACAGTTTCCTATGATTTTAAATTTATATAGGCCAACCAAAGAGCCGCCCCTTATAATAGCGATAGGTTATGATACAAATTTAGCCTATGACGCCAAAAGGCGCACGAGAGATTATACTCCAAAGGCTCTTGGTAATGAATTTGCGAAAGGTGGAGGAGCTGATGCTTTTTATAAATTTATAAAAGATATTTTAATGCCTTTTATAGAGTTTAAATTTGATGTGAGACAGAGCCGCAAGACACTTTATGGTCACTCTTTTGGCGGACTTTTTACTCTATTTGTCATGCTTAAAAATGAAGCGTTATTTGATGATTTCTTTATAGCCTCTCCATCTTTATGGTGGGGAGATTCGCTTATTTTAAAAGAATCTGTTTTAAATGGTAAATTTAAAGATAAAATAAAGGCTAAATTTGTAAATTTAAGTGTGGGAGAGTTTGAAAAAAGAGCCGGAAAAACCGACAAAGAAGGCTTAATAAAGGCTAGCGATTTAGCTGAAATTTTAAGAAATAGCAATATTTTATATAGATTTAAAATTTATGAAAATCAAACTCACGGTAGCGTAATACCGCTAAATTTGCAAGATCTTTTGAAATACTACGATAAATAA
- a CDS encoding TonB-dependent receptor domain-containing protein, whose product MLKIKKTAAAFACIASSSYLLGAELIQLDQVVVTAGGFEQDIKEAPASVSVIDNKKLSQGVFKSLHNIANKVPGVSVVGGEDGPASGISIRGMQSSQTLILIDGKRVSSSAANPKGGAGDMNSNFIPPVDAIERVEIIRGPMSSLYGSDAVGGVINIITKKSINKFSGSVGFSYLLQNHNGIGDHKQMDFYLNSPILDDKLAIQLWGYKKLRDEDEYKGGYQQSDKKSLSAKIWIAPDEHNKFYLLGSKDMHDYSRTVGKTATLKTNKLINKYDYDRYSYAVGYLGDFDIINADISYTYDHTQRTSLFDSLSPATVKNNNFNSKFSTFLDSHTLTLGYDFSKQAVKTTFIVSNALKSGLKTPAEYSMKEHALFLEDEWEILRDTLYMTFGGRWTHNQYFGSHFSPRIYAVYNINDSWTIKGGVATGYKSPDINQISPEVGTIQGGWRIVDFGNKDLEPEKSTTYEIAAYYDNGSDFRANLTLFKNEFKNKILDTDGSNLNKIPAYSGCTGAPHVKCPGWGTYFNIDGADVWGIELGGDYDITQNLNLSASYTYNNSKIKTGNPVISTPNGDVSFDQTTLSRLDGKSLTATPEHKANIMIAYEPINNISAFIGANYESELTSVKFGPGNKVSENNKKLFTTDIGVNWSVNDNLSLSFTTYNIFDNVRYDEGLADDGNYYWYPEEGRRFLFKINSKW is encoded by the coding sequence ATGCTTAAAATTAAAAAGACCGCAGCAGCTTTTGCTTGCATTGCTAGTTCTTCTTATCTGCTTGGAGCGGAATTAATTCAGCTTGATCAAGTAGTAGTAACTGCCGGAGGATTTGAGCAAGATATAAAAGAGGCTCCAGCAAGTGTCTCTGTGATTGATAATAAAAAATTGTCTCAAGGAGTTTTTAAATCTTTGCATAATATTGCAAATAAGGTTCCGGGGGTTAGTGTGGTAGGCGGAGAAGACGGTCCCGCTAGCGGAATTTCAATAAGAGGCATGCAGAGCTCTCAAACATTAATACTAATAGATGGGAAAAGAGTAAGTTCTAGCGCCGCAAATCCAAAAGGAGGGGCGGGAGATATGAACTCTAATTTTATTCCTCCTGTCGATGCGATAGAGCGCGTAGAGATTATAAGGGGGCCTATGAGTTCGTTATATGGAAGCGATGCTGTAGGTGGGGTTATAAATATAATAACGAAAAAGAGTATTAATAAATTTAGCGGATCTGTAGGATTTTCATATCTGTTGCAAAATCATAATGGAATAGGTGATCATAAGCAGATGGACTTTTATTTAAATTCACCTATCTTAGATGATAAATTGGCTATTCAACTTTGGGGATATAAAAAACTAAGAGATGAGGATGAGTATAAAGGCGGATATCAGCAGAGTGATAAAAAGAGTTTAAGTGCTAAAATTTGGATAGCTCCTGACGAGCATAATAAATTTTATCTGCTAGGTTCAAAGGATATGCATGACTATTCAAGAACAGTAGGTAAAACGGCGACCTTGAAGACAAATAAGCTTATAAATAAGTATGACTACGACAGATATAGCTACGCAGTAGGCTATCTTGGAGATTTTGATATTATAAATGCGGATATAAGTTATACCTATGATCATACGCAAAGAACAAGCCTGTTTGACAGCCTATCTCCCGCTACTGTAAAAAATAATAACTTTAACTCTAAATTCAGTACATTTTTAGACTCTCATACTCTAACTCTCGGATATGATTTTAGCAAGCAGGCGGTCAAGACTACCTTTATAGTGTCAAACGCATTAAAATCCGGTCTTAAAACTCCAGCAGAGTACTCGATGAAAGAGCATGCTTTATTTTTGGAGGATGAGTGGGAGATTTTAAGAGACACCTTGTATATGACATTTGGTGGCAGATGGACTCATAACCAGTATTTTGGCAGCCATTTCTCTCCTAGAATTTATGCAGTTTATAATATCAACGATAGCTGGACTATAAAAGGCGGAGTGGCAACGGGATATAAAAGCCCTGACATAAATCAAATTTCACCTGAAGTAGGAACTATTCAGGGTGGATGGAGAATAGTTGACTTTGGAAATAAAGATTTGGAGCCTGAAAAGAGCACTACCTATGAGATCGCTGCATATTACGATAATGGTAGCGATTTTCGTGCTAACTTAACACTGTTTAAAAACGAGTTTAAAAATAAAATTTTAGATACCGACGGAAGTAATCTAAATAAAATCCCCGCATATAGTGGCTGCACAGGAGCACCCCATGTAAAATGTCCCGGATGGGGAACCTATTTTAATATAGACGGAGCTGATGTTTGGGGTATTGAGCTTGGCGGTGATTACGATATAACTCAAAATCTAAATTTAAGCGCGTCATACACATACAACAACTCTAAGATAAAAACCGGCAATCCTGTTATAAGCACACCTAATGGTGATGTTAGCTTTGATCAAACAACGCTTTCCAGACTGGATGGTAAGTCTTTAACGGCAACTCCGGAGCATAAGGCCAATATAATGATAGCTTATGAGCCTATTAATAATATATCGGCATTTATAGGGGCAAATTACGAAAGTGAGCTAACTAGCGTAAAATTTGGACCAGGAAATAAGGTAAGCGAGAATAATAAAAAGCTGTTTACTACAGATATTGGTGTGAATTGGAGTGTAAATGATAATCTATCTTTAAGTTTTACCACCTACAATATATTTGACAATGTTAGATACGATGAGGGCTTGGCTGATGATGGCAATTACTACTGGTATCCCGAAGAGGGAAGAAGATTTTTGTTTAAGATTAATTCAAAATGGTAG
- a CDS encoding argininosuccinate synthase gives MKKDVKKVVLAYSGGLDTSIILKWLQDEYKCEVITFTADIGQGEELEPARVKALELGIKPENIFIEDLKEEFVRDFVFPMFRANAVYEGEYLLGTSIARPLIAKRQAEIARTVGADGVSHGATGKGNDQVRFELGYYALGDNLTIIAPWREWDLNSREKLLAYAEKNGIKIEKKPGKSPYSMDANLLHISYEGLVLENPAHAPEDDMWRWSVSPKDAPDESEIIEIGYEKGDPVSINGKRLSPAEILAELNRLGAKHGIGRLDIVENRSVGMKSRGCYETPGGTIMLKAHRAIESITLDRGAAHLKDELMPKYAELIYNGYWWSPERVMLQAMIDKSQENVNGTVRVELYKGNVIILGRDSKNDNLFSEAFCTFEEDSVYDQKDADGFIKLNALRFIIGRKNGRKFD, from the coding sequence ATGAAAAAAGATGTTAAAAAGGTTGTTTTGGCATACTCAGGCGGTCTTGACACAAGCATTATTTTAAAATGGCTTCAAGATGAGTATAAATGCGAAGTTATAACTTTTACCGCTGATATCGGTCAAGGCGAAGAGCTTGAACCAGCAAGAGTTAAAGCGCTAGAGCTTGGTATAAAACCAGAAAATATCTTTATAGAAGATCTTAAAGAGGAATTTGTGCGAGATTTTGTATTTCCGATGTTTAGAGCAAACGCCGTTTATGAGGGCGAATACCTACTTGGCACATCTATAGCTCGCCCGCTGATAGCAAAACGCCAAGCCGAGATCGCAAGAACGGTAGGAGCTGACGGAGTAAGTCACGGTGCGACAGGCAAAGGAAACGATCAAGTTAGATTTGAGCTTGGATACTACGCACTTGGAGATAACTTAACCATAATCGCTCCTTGGCGCGAGTGGGATCTAAACAGCCGCGAAAAACTGCTTGCATACGCAGAAAAAAACGGCATAAAGATAGAGAAAAAACCGGGCAAAAGCCCATACTCGATGGACGCAAATTTGCTTCATATAAGCTATGAGGGCTTAGTGCTTGAAAACCCTGCGCACGCTCCTGAAGATGATATGTGGAGATGGAGCGTAAGCCCAAAAGATGCGCCTGATGAAAGCGAAATCATAGAGATAGGATATGAAAAAGGCGATCCGGTAAGCATAAACGGCAAGAGATTAAGCCCTGCGGAAATTTTAGCCGAACTTAACCGCCTTGGCGCAAAACACGGCATAGGAAGACTTGATATAGTAGAAAATCGCTCCGTAGGCATGAAATCTCGCGGCTGCTACGAAACTCCGGGCGGAACGATCATGCTAAAAGCGCACCGCGCCATAGAAAGCATAACTCTTGACCGTGGGGCTGCCCACCTTAAAGACGAACTCATGCCAAAATACGCAGAACTTATCTATAATGGCTACTGGTGGTCTCCTGAGCGAGTTATGCTGCAAGCGATGATTGATAAAAGCCAAGAGAACGTAAACGGAACTGTAAGAGTCGAGCTATACAAAGGAAACGTGATCATCCTAGGTAGAGACAGCAAAAACGATAATCTCTTTAGCGAAGCGTTTTGCACATTTGAAGAAGATAGTGTCTATGATCAAAAAGACGCGGACGGTTTTATCAAGCTAAATGCGCTAAGATTTATCATAGGGCGCAAAAACGGGCGCAAATTTGACTAA
- the rplI gene encoding 50S ribosomal protein L9, producing the protein MKVLLIKDVKSLGKAGEIKEVKDGYGNNFLIGRGLAKAATPDVLRQYEAAQKRKAEELKYELANLETLKEQLENIKLVIKKPLGANGSLFGAVTKDEIAHALEQKHNLAIDKKSFDTDGHIKSTGIFDVDVKLGHGIHAKLKLEVEGE; encoded by the coding sequence ATGAAAGTATTATTAATAAAAGACGTAAAATCTCTTGGAAAAGCAGGAGAGATAAAAGAGGTAAAAGACGGCTACGGAAACAACTTCCTAATCGGCAGAGGCTTGGCAAAAGCAGCAACTCCTGACGTACTTCGCCAATATGAAGCGGCTCAAAAAAGAAAGGCTGAAGAGCTAAAGTATGAGCTTGCAAATTTAGAAACTCTAAAAGAACAACTTGAAAACATAAAGCTGGTTATCAAAAAACCTCTTGGCGCTAACGGCTCGCTGTTTGGCGCAGTTACCAAAGATGAGATCGCTCACGCTTTAGAGCAAAAACACAACCTTGCAATAGATAAAAAAAGCTTTGATACCGACGGACATATCAAATCAACAGGTATTTTTGACGTGGACGTAAAGCTAGGACACGGCATCCATGCAAAGCTTAAGCTAGAAGTCGAGGGCGAGTAG
- the hslV gene encoding ATP-dependent protease subunit HslV — MFHATTILAYKGKNKSVIGGDGQVSFGNTVLKANAVKIRKIHNGKVLAGFAGSTADAFNLFDMFENNLEHAKGDLLKAVIEFSKEWRKDKYLRKLEAMMLVLNRDKIFLLSGTGDVVEPEDGKIAAIGSGGNFALAAARALDKFSDIDEELLVTESLKIAGELCIYTNTNIKTYVLEENKE; from the coding sequence GTGTTTCACGCAACAACCATCCTCGCCTATAAAGGCAAAAACAAATCTGTAATCGGCGGTGACGGGCAAGTAAGCTTTGGCAATACGGTGCTTAAAGCAAATGCCGTTAAAATTCGCAAAATTCATAACGGCAAAGTTTTAGCAGGCTTTGCCGGAAGCACTGCCGATGCGTTTAATCTATTTGATATGTTTGAAAATAATTTAGAACACGCCAAAGGCGATCTGCTAAAAGCCGTGATAGAATTTAGTAAAGAGTGGCGCAAAGATAAGTATCTGCGCAAGCTTGAAGCTATGATGCTAGTACTAAATCGCGATAAAATTTTCTTACTAAGCGGAACAGGCGACGTGGTAGAACCTGAAGACGGCAAGATAGCAGCCATAGGAAGCGGCGGAAATTTCGCACTTGCAGCAGCTAGAGCGCTTGATAAATTTAGCGACATAGACGAAGAGCTTTTAGTAACCGAGAGCCTAAAAATAGCCGGAGAGCTATGCATATACACAAATACAAATATAAAAACCTACGTTTTAGAAGAGAATAAAGAATGA
- the hslU gene encoding HslU--HslV peptidase ATPase subunit: MNLTPKEIVKFLDDYVIGQKDAKKIIAIALRNRYRRMKLEKSMQDDIVPKNILMIGSTGVGKTEIARRLSKMMGLPFIKVEASKYTEVGFVGRDVESMVRDLVAAAISLVKTEFREKNQDKIDEYVEDKIIKKLLPPLPTGASEEKKADYQRSYEKMAARLKNGDLDDLNIEIEITQSSFDAGTNMPPDMAQMQESFVKIIGLSNKTVKKEMKVKDAKEALKNEASEKILDMESIKSEALRRAENEGIIFIDEIDKVAVSSGNSSRQDPSKEGVQRDLLPIVEGSTVTTKFGVIKTDHILFIAAGAFHISKPSDLIPELQGRFPLRVELSSLDENALYQILTQPKHSLLKQYEALLKTENVELKFQDEAIRAIAKIAQNANEKMEDIGARRLHTVIERVIEDISFEASEHSGKTIEVDKALVEDRLGDIIKDQDLARYIL; encoded by the coding sequence ATGAATTTAACCCCAAAAGAGATAGTGAAATTTTTAGATGATTATGTAATCGGCCAAAAAGATGCCAAGAAAATCATCGCAATCGCCCTTCGCAACAGATATCGCAGAATGAAACTTGAAAAATCAATGCAAGATGATATAGTGCCTAAAAATATACTTATGATAGGCTCAACAGGCGTTGGAAAAACCGAGATCGCCCGCCGCCTTTCAAAGATGATGGGACTGCCTTTCATAAAAGTAGAAGCTAGCAAATATACTGAAGTTGGCTTCGTAGGACGCGATGTAGAGTCTATGGTAAGAGATCTGGTTGCGGCTGCGATAAGTCTCGTAAAAACCGAATTTAGAGAGAAAAACCAAGATAAAATCGATGAATACGTCGAGGATAAAATAATCAAAAAGCTTCTTCCGCCACTTCCAACCGGAGCAAGTGAGGAGAAAAAGGCTGATTATCAAAGAAGCTATGAGAAGATGGCAGCAAGACTTAAAAACGGCGATCTTGATGATCTAAATATCGAGATAGAAATCACCCAAAGCAGCTTTGATGCTGGCACAAACATGCCTCCTGATATGGCTCAAATGCAAGAGAGTTTTGTAAAAATAATAGGACTAAGCAACAAAACCGTAAAAAAAGAGATGAAAGTAAAAGACGCTAAAGAGGCTCTTAAAAACGAAGCTAGCGAGAAAATTTTAGATATGGAAAGTATCAAGTCTGAAGCTTTAAGAAGGGCTGAAAATGAAGGTATCATCTTTATCGATGAGATCGATAAGGTTGCTGTTAGCTCCGGAAATTCAAGCAGGCAAGATCCGAGTAAAGAGGGGGTTCAAAGAGATCTTTTGCCTATAGTTGAAGGCTCGACCGTAACTACAAAATTTGGAGTTATAAAGACCGATCATATACTTTTTATCGCGGCGGGTGCGTTTCACATAAGCAAACCAAGCGATCTGATACCTGAGCTTCAAGGAAGATTTCCGCTTAGAGTTGAACTAAGCAGCCTTGATGAGAATGCGCTGTATCAAATTTTAACCCAACCTAAACATTCGCTTTTAAAACAGTACGAAGCGCTTTTAAAAACCGAAAATGTCGAGCTTAAATTTCAAGATGAAGCTATAAGAGCGATAGCCAAAATAGCTCAAAATGCAAATGAGAAGATGGAAGATATCGGTGCAAGAAGGCTTCATACGGTAATCGAGCGAGTTATAGAAGATATAAGCTTTGAAGCTAGCGAACATAGTGGAAAAACTATAGAAGTTGATAAAGCACTTGTGGAAGATAGGCTTGGAGATATAATAAAAGATCAAGATCTAGCAAGATACATACTATGA
- the era gene encoding GTPase Era has product MKSGFVSIIGRTNAGKSSLLNCLLNEKITIVSHKQNATRRKISGIVMNGEDQIIFTDTPGLHESDKTLNKLMINEAIKSMSDCDVIVFLASVHDSTQEYEKFLNLKPAVPHILVLTKVDEVSNDKILEKISTYSKFQDKFVALLPFSIKKQTYKKPLLDEICKLLPEHEYFYDPEFLTPTNEKEIYKEFILEAIYDNLSDELPYSTDVIIDKVKEKNEIIEIFASIITDKEIHKSMIIGKNGETIKRIGINSRKMISKLTDKKIFLKLIVIVKKDWHKDGKIINKINNY; this is encoded by the coding sequence ATGAAATCAGGCTTTGTAAGCATAATCGGCAGAACAAACGCAGGCAAAAGCTCGCTACTAAACTGCCTGCTCAATGAAAAAATCACAATCGTATCACACAAACAAAACGCAACAAGACGCAAGATAAGCGGTATCGTGATGAACGGAGAAGATCAGATAATCTTTACCGATACACCAGGACTTCACGAGAGTGATAAAACGCTAAACAAACTAATGATAAACGAAGCTATAAAATCAATGAGCGATTGTGACGTGATTGTATTTTTAGCCTCGGTTCATGACTCAACGCAGGAGTATGAGAAATTTTTAAACTTAAAACCAGCCGTGCCTCATATCTTGGTTTTAACAAAGGTTGATGAAGTTTCAAATGATAAAATTTTAGAAAAAATATCTACGTATTCTAAATTTCAAGATAAATTTGTAGCTTTGCTACCTTTCAGTATAAAAAAACAGACTTATAAAAAGCCTCTGCTTGATGAAATTTGTAAGCTTTTGCCTGAGCATGAGTACTTTTACGATCCGGAGTTTTTAACACCCACTAACGAAAAAGAAATTTATAAAGAATTTATACTTGAGGCGATATATGATAATTTAAGTGATGAGCTACCCTACTCTACCGATGTGATCATAGATAAAGTTAAAGAAAAAAATGAAATTATAGAAATTTTTGCCTCAATAATAACCGATAAAGAGATACATAAATCCATGATTATTGGAAAAAATGGCGAAACAATTAAGAGAATCGGAATAAATTCACGAAAAATGATATCAAAATTAACAGATAAAAAAATATTTTTAAAACTTATAGTAATTGTTAAAAAAGACTGGCACAAGGATGGAAAAATCATAAACAAAATAAATAACTATTGA